From one Ctenopharyngodon idella isolate HZGC_01 chromosome 15, HZGC01, whole genome shotgun sequence genomic stretch:
- the slc37a4a gene encoding glucose-6-phosphate exchanger SLC37A4a isoform X1: protein MKSVCLLEQTSERQPLVHGIVPTMAKSGYGYYRATIFLAMFVGYTLYYFNRKTFSFVMPSVMQEITLDKDDLGLITSSQSLAYAISKFISGVLSDQMSARWLFSIGLFMVGGINVIFSQSSSVVVFAGLWFLNGLGQGLGWPPCAKVLRKWFEPSQFGTWWAVLSCSMNLAGGLGPIIATLMAQSYSWRSTLSISGLTCVVMSFFCLLIIRNEPSEVGLPNIEAGAKKSKGGSSKNESTFKEFIFSPYLWVLSFGYLVVFGVKTAYTDWGQLFLIQDKGQSALMGSSFMSALEMGGLLGSLAAGFLSDRAVAKHGLRLYGNPRHGLLLSMMAGMCVSMYLFRTTVTAHSSNVWILLLGAAFGFSSYGPIALFGVLANESAPSNYCGTSHAIVALMANVGGFLSGLPFGTIAKHYGWNTAFWVAEITCTVTTVGYFLLRNIRTKMGSVPKKAD, encoded by the exons TTGTGCCAACCATGGCGAAGAGTGGATATGGCTACTACCGAGCTACTATATTCCTGGCCATGTTTGTGGGCTACACGCTGTATTACTTCAACAGGAAGACGTTTTCCTTCGTGATGCCCTCTGTAATGCAGGAGATCACGCTGGATAAGGATGATCTGG GTCTTATCACTAGCAGTCAATCGCTGGCCTACGCCATAAGCAAGTTCATAAGCGGTGTGCTGTCCGATCAGATGAGCGCACGATGGCTTTTCTCTATTGGGCTGTTTATGGTTGGCGGCATCAACGTGATTTTCTCTCAGTCCTCCTCGGTGGTGGTGTTCGCAGGCCTGTGGTTTCTGAATGGACTGGGTCAAGGTCTAGGATGGCCACCATGTGCAAAAGTACTACGCAAG tGGTTTGAGCCATCTCAGTTTGGGACCTGGTGGGCGGTGTTGTCCTGCAGTATGAATTTGGCTGGGGGTCTGGGGCCCATAATTGCCACACTGATGGCCCAAAGCTACAGCTGGAGGTCCACACTGTCCATCTCCGGCCTGACCTGTGTGGTCATGTCCTTCTTTTGTCTGCTCATTATCCGAAATGAGCCCAGTGAAGTTGGCCTGCCAAATATTGAAGCTGGTGCAAAGAAAAGCAAAGGAG GCTCCAGCAAAAATGAAAGCACCTTCAAAGAGTTCATCTTTTCTCCGTATCTGTGGGTGTTATCGTTTGGCTATCTGGTGGTGTTTGGGGTGAAGACTGCTTACACTGACTGGGGGCAACTTTTCCTCATCCAGGACAAGGGCCAGTCAGCACTAATGG GCAGTTCCTTCATGAGTGCCCTGGAGATGGGAGGACTGCTGGGTAGTTTAGCCGCAGGATTCCTGTCAGACAGGGCCGTGGCAAAG CATGGATTGCGTCTGTATGGAAACCCTCGCCATGGGCTCTTGCTCTCCATGATGGCTGGGATGTGTGTCTCCATGTACCTCTTCCGCACTACTGTCACAGCACACAGCTCAAAC GTCTGGATTCTTTTGTTGGGTGCTGCATTTGGCTTTTCCTCCTATGGACCGATTGCCTTGTTTGGAGTTCTTGCGAATGAAAGCGCTCCATCGAACTACTGTGGAACCTCTCATGCAATTGTCGCCCTAATGGCAAACG TTGGCGGATTCCTGTCAGGGTTGCCATTTGGCACCATTGCTAAACACTATGGCTGGAACACAGCATTCTGGGTAGCAGAGATAACTTGTACTGTCACCACAGTTGGATACTTCTTGCTCCGAAATATACGCACCAAGATGGGAAGTGTACCCAAGAAGGCTGACTag
- the slc37a4a gene encoding glucose-6-phosphate exchanger SLC37A4a isoform X2, which produces MAKSGYGYYRATIFLAMFVGYTLYYFNRKTFSFVMPSVMQEITLDKDDLGLITSSQSLAYAISKFISGVLSDQMSARWLFSIGLFMVGGINVIFSQSSSVVVFAGLWFLNGLGQGLGWPPCAKVLRKWFEPSQFGTWWAVLSCSMNLAGGLGPIIATLMAQSYSWRSTLSISGLTCVVMSFFCLLIIRNEPSEVGLPNIEAGAKKSKGGSSKNESTFKEFIFSPYLWVLSFGYLVVFGVKTAYTDWGQLFLIQDKGQSALMGSSFMSALEMGGLLGSLAAGFLSDRAVAKHGLRLYGNPRHGLLLSMMAGMCVSMYLFRTTVTAHSSNVWILLLGAAFGFSSYGPIALFGVLANESAPSNYCGTSHAIVALMANVGGFLSGLPFGTIAKHYGWNTAFWVAEITCTVTTVGYFLLRNIRTKMGSVPKKAD; this is translated from the exons ATGGCGAAGAGTGGATATGGCTACTACCGAGCTACTATATTCCTGGCCATGTTTGTGGGCTACACGCTGTATTACTTCAACAGGAAGACGTTTTCCTTCGTGATGCCCTCTGTAATGCAGGAGATCACGCTGGATAAGGATGATCTGG GTCTTATCACTAGCAGTCAATCGCTGGCCTACGCCATAAGCAAGTTCATAAGCGGTGTGCTGTCCGATCAGATGAGCGCACGATGGCTTTTCTCTATTGGGCTGTTTATGGTTGGCGGCATCAACGTGATTTTCTCTCAGTCCTCCTCGGTGGTGGTGTTCGCAGGCCTGTGGTTTCTGAATGGACTGGGTCAAGGTCTAGGATGGCCACCATGTGCAAAAGTACTACGCAAG tGGTTTGAGCCATCTCAGTTTGGGACCTGGTGGGCGGTGTTGTCCTGCAGTATGAATTTGGCTGGGGGTCTGGGGCCCATAATTGCCACACTGATGGCCCAAAGCTACAGCTGGAGGTCCACACTGTCCATCTCCGGCCTGACCTGTGTGGTCATGTCCTTCTTTTGTCTGCTCATTATCCGAAATGAGCCCAGTGAAGTTGGCCTGCCAAATATTGAAGCTGGTGCAAAGAAAAGCAAAGGAG GCTCCAGCAAAAATGAAAGCACCTTCAAAGAGTTCATCTTTTCTCCGTATCTGTGGGTGTTATCGTTTGGCTATCTGGTGGTGTTTGGGGTGAAGACTGCTTACACTGACTGGGGGCAACTTTTCCTCATCCAGGACAAGGGCCAGTCAGCACTAATGG GCAGTTCCTTCATGAGTGCCCTGGAGATGGGAGGACTGCTGGGTAGTTTAGCCGCAGGATTCCTGTCAGACAGGGCCGTGGCAAAG CATGGATTGCGTCTGTATGGAAACCCTCGCCATGGGCTCTTGCTCTCCATGATGGCTGGGATGTGTGTCTCCATGTACCTCTTCCGCACTACTGTCACAGCACACAGCTCAAAC GTCTGGATTCTTTTGTTGGGTGCTGCATTTGGCTTTTCCTCCTATGGACCGATTGCCTTGTTTGGAGTTCTTGCGAATGAAAGCGCTCCATCGAACTACTGTGGAACCTCTCATGCAATTGTCGCCCTAATGGCAAACG TTGGCGGATTCCTGTCAGGGTTGCCATTTGGCACCATTGCTAAACACTATGGCTGGAACACAGCATTCTGGGTAGCAGAGATAACTTGTACTGTCACCACAGTTGGATACTTCTTGCTCCGAAATATACGCACCAAGATGGGAAGTGTACCCAAGAAGGCTGACTag
- the trappc4 gene encoding trafficking protein particle complex subunit 4 — MAIFSVYVVNKAGGLIYQYDNYVPRAEVEKTFSFPLDLVLKIHDEKVVVSFGQRDGIRVGHALLSINGVDVNGKYTAEGKEILEYLKDPANYPVSIRFGRQRLSSNEKLMLASMFHSLFAIGSQLSPEVGSSGIEMLETDMFKLHCFQTLTGIKFIVLADPRQTGIDALLRKIYEIYSDFALKNPFYSLEMPIRCELFDQNLKNALEVAEKAGTFGPGS; from the exons ATGGCGATCTTCAGTGTGTATGTTGTCAATAAGGCTGGTGGACTCATCTACCAGTACGATAATTATGTACCTCGAGCTGAAGTCGAAAAAACGTTCAGCTTTCCTCTTGATTTAGTTTTAAAGATTCATGATGAGAAGGTAGTTGTGTCATTTGGACAGCGGGACGGGATCAGAG tCGGTCACGCGCTTCTCTCCATTAACGGAGTGGATGTGAATGGCAAGTACACGGCTGAAGGGAAGGAGATACTGGAATATCTGAAAGATCCTGCCAATTATCCAGTGTCCATCAGATTCGGCCGACAGAGACTCTCATCCAATGAGAAACTCATGCTGGCCTCAATGTTTCACTC GCTGTTTGCCATTGGATCACAGTTATCACCTGAAGTTGGCAGCTCTGGTATTGAAATGCTGGAGACAGATATGTTTAAACTGcactgctttcaaacactcacag gTATAAAGTTCATTGTATTGGCAGACCCTCGGCAGACTGGTATCGATGCCCTCCTAAGAAAGATTTATGAAATCTACTCAGACTTTGCACTGAAGAATCCTTTCTACTCTTTAGAGATGCCTATCAG ATGTGAGCTTTTTGACCAAAACCTAAAGAACGCTCTGGAAGTAGCAGAGAAAGCTGGGACATTTGGACCCGGATCCTGA
- the sgcg gene encoding gamma-sarcoglycan, producing MVREQYLTTTDDSGALSSVSEYIYMIGIYGWRKRCLYLFVLLLLIIMVVNFALTIWILRVMWFNTEGMGYLQVNADGLRLEGESDFLFPLYAQEIHSREDSALLLHSSENVTLNARNANGDVTGSLSVGPSQAEGFGQHFNISSNHDENLFYADENGAVVGKGKLRVTGPEGAVFEHSVRTPLVKAVLNKELKLESPTRSLSMDAPKGVHVKALAGNVDVTAHFNILLHSTTGLLVLDAESVRLPTLPVGEARTSGDSQGMYDMFEVCVCPSGKLFLSNAGVSSTCSEHQDC from the exons ATGGTGCGTGAGCAGTACCTCACCACCACAGATGACTCTGGGGCCCTGTCTTCGGTCTCTGAGTACATCTACATGATCGGCATTTACGGCTGGCGGAAACGCTGCCTCTATCTGTTTGTTCTGCTTCTCTTGATCATCATGGTGGTGAACTTTGCCCTTACGATCTGGATCCTGCGAGTTATGTGGTTCAATACA GAAGGCATGGGATACCTGCAAGTCAATGCAGATGGGCTGAGACTGGAGGGTGAATCAGACTTCCTGTTCCCTCTCTATGCCCAGGAAATCCACTCCAGAGAG GATTCAGCTCTTCTGCTGCACTCCTCTGAAAATGTTACGCTCAACGCTCGCAATGCCAATGGTGACGTAACAGGAAGTTTGTCCGTAG GTCCCAGTCAGGCTGAGGGTTTTGGGCAACACTTCAACATCAGCTCAAACCATGATGAGAATTTATTTTATGCAGATGAAAATGGAGCCGTTGTGGGAAAAGGAAAGCTCCGTGTAACAG GTCCAGAGGGCGCTGTCTTTGAGCATTCTGTTAGGACTCCTCTGGTCAAAGCAGTACTCAACAAAGAGCTGAA ACTGGAGTCTCCAACACGCTCTCTCAGCATGGATGCCCCAAAAGGCGTTCACGTCAAAGCCTTGGCTGGAAATGTTGACGTGACAGCACATTTTAACATTCTGCTACACTCGACTACAGGACTG CTGGTCTTAGATGCTGAATCTGTTCGTCTGCCGACATTACCTGTGGGAGAAGCCAGAACTTCAGGTGATTCTCAGGGAATGTACGATATGTTTGAGGTGTGCGTTTGTCCGAGCGGTAAGCTGTTCCTCTCCAACGCTGGCGTCTCCTCGACCTGCAGTGAGCACCAGGACTGCTGA